One uncultured Gellertiella sp. genomic window carries:
- a CDS encoding class I SAM-dependent methyltransferase translates to MATDHEAFAGSIPEIYQRLMVPMIFEPYAREMALRACTLVPARVLEIAAGTGAVTRELATRCGPSVAIIATDLNQPMLDIAQGLQPERDNVSFRKVDAQALPFDDGSFDVAICQFGVMFFPDKLQSYREVHRVLRNGGTYLLAVWDELAANEFVSVVQVELATRFAADPPVFMERTPHGYYQEDDIVAALKQAGFSEVVFETVATVSHAGSALEAATAYCQGTPLRMEIEARAPGELEAVTHSVAARLGTHFGDGPIEGRISAHLVMARK, encoded by the coding sequence ATGGCGACGGACCACGAAGCATTTGCGGGGTCGATACCCGAGATCTACCAGCGTCTTATGGTTCCGATGATCTTTGAGCCCTATGCGCGCGAAATGGCGCTGCGCGCCTGCACGCTGGTGCCGGCGCGGGTTCTGGAAATAGCAGCCGGTACCGGGGCTGTGACGCGCGAACTTGCGACACGGTGCGGTCCATCCGTCGCCATCATCGCAACCGATCTCAACCAGCCCATGCTCGACATCGCGCAGGGCCTTCAGCCCGAGCGGGACAACGTGTCCTTCAGGAAGGTCGATGCACAGGCGCTGCCGTTTGATGACGGCAGCTTCGATGTTGCGATCTGCCAGTTCGGGGTGATGTTCTTTCCCGACAAGCTGCAAAGCTACAGGGAGGTGCATCGCGTCTTGCGGAACGGAGGCACCTATCTGCTGGCCGTCTGGGATGAGCTTGCCGCCAATGAGTTTGTCAGCGTTGTTCAAGTGGAGCTTGCCACCCGCTTTGCGGCAGATCCGCCGGTTTTCATGGAGCGCACGCCGCACGGCTATTATCAGGAGGATGACATCGTTGCGGCGTTGAAGCAGGCGGGGTTCAGCGAGGTTGTCTTTGAGACCGTGGCGACCGTCTCGCATGCGGGCTCGGCGCTGGAAGCCGCAACTGCCTATTGCCAGGGAACGCCGCTGCGCATGGAGATCGAGGCCCGGGCACCGGGTGAACTGGAGGCGGTCACACATTCGGTTGCGGCCCGGCTCGGCACGCATTTTGGCGACGGCCCCATCGAAGGCAGGATTTCGGCGCATCTTGTTATGGCGCGCAAGTAA
- a CDS encoding cold-shock protein, which produces MAESGTVKFFNADKGFGFIKPDNGGADIFVHISAVQASGLNGLSENQKVSFDTEPDRRGKGPKAVNLQVSG; this is translated from the coding sequence ATGGCCGAGAGTGGCACCGTAAAATTCTTCAACGCCGACAAGGGCTTCGGTTTTATCAAGCCCGACAATGGCGGCGCTGATATCTTCGTGCATATTTCCGCAGTTCAGGCTTCCGGCCTCAATGGCCTTTCGGAAAATCAGAAAGTGTCCTTCGATACGGAACCGGATCGCCGCGGCAAGGGACCGAAGGCGGTCAATCTGCAGGTGTCCGGCTAA
- a CDS encoding response regulator, translated as MSEPKVIADNAPHLLVVDDDTRIRALLHRYLSENGFRVTIAADAGEARRKLEGMDFDLIILDVMMPGESGLSLARSLKSVRRVPIILLTALAETPSRIEGLEAGAEDYVAKPFDPRELVLRIQNVLKRSLAGENSGVDQVVFGPYSFSLSRRELKKSAILVRLTDRELEILGFFAARAGDTVARHELAGNDGEIGERTIDVQINRLRRKIEDDPANPVWLQTVRGIGYRLCVD; from the coding sequence ATGAGCGAGCCAAAGGTGATCGCGGACAATGCACCGCATCTGCTTGTTGTCGATGATGACACCCGCATCCGTGCGCTGCTTCATCGCTACCTCAGCGAAAACGGCTTTCGCGTCACCATCGCGGCAGATGCCGGCGAAGCGCGGCGCAAACTGGAGGGCATGGATTTCGACCTGATCATCCTCGACGTGATGATGCCCGGCGAAAGCGGCCTTTCGCTTGCCCGCAGCCTGAAATCGGTGCGCAGGGTGCCGATCATCCTGCTGACCGCCCTTGCCGAAACCCCGTCGCGCATCGAGGGCCTGGAGGCCGGCGCGGAAGATTATGTCGCCAAGCCCTTCGATCCCCGGGAACTGGTCCTGCGCATCCAGAATGTGCTGAAGCGCAGCCTTGCCGGCGAGAACAGTGGCGTCGACCAGGTGGTGTTCGGCCCCTACAGTTTTTCGCTGTCGCGCCGCGAGCTGAAAAAATCCGCCATTCTGGTGCGCCTTACCGACCGCGAGCTGGAGATTCTCGGCTTTTTTGCCGCCCGCGCCGGCGATACCGTGGCCCGCCATGAACTGGCCGGCAATGACGGCGAGATCGGCGAGAGGACGATTGACGTGCAGATCAACCGCCTGCGCCGCAAGATCGAGGATGACCCCGCCAATCCGGTCTGGCTCCAGACCGTGCGCGGCATCGGCTATCGGCTCTGCGTGGACTGA
- a CDS encoding MarR family transcriptional regulator, whose product MPDAAHIDFEMIEQFFFAYRDFVSDPDQILATSGFGRAHHRVVHFVNRYPGLTVADLLDTLRITKQSLARVLKQLIDSGYIRQMAGHADRRQRKLYPTLAGRDLALALAEPQSRRIARAFHAMTAEQKSGVRQFLAGMRDPDKEEQ is encoded by the coding sequence ATGCCGGATGCCGCGCATATCGACTTCGAGATGATCGAGCAATTCTTCTTTGCCTATCGTGATTTCGTCTCCGATCCCGACCAGATTCTGGCCACCAGCGGTTTTGGCCGCGCCCATCACCGGGTGGTGCATTTCGTCAACCGCTATCCCGGACTGACCGTTGCCGACCTGCTGGATACGCTGAGAATCACCAAGCAGAGTCTTGCCCGGGTGCTGAAGCAACTGATCGACAGCGGCTATATCAGGCAGATGGCAGGCCATGCTGACCGCCGCCAGCGCAAGCTCTATCCGACCCTGGCCGGGCGCGATCTGGCACTGGCGCTGGCCGAGCCGCAATCGCGCCGGATTGCGCGCGCCTTTCATGCCATGACCGCAGAGCAGAAGTCCGGCGTCCGGCAGTTTCTGGCCGGCATGCGGGATCCGGACAAGGAGGAACAATGA
- a CDS encoding MBL fold metallo-hydrolase: MGMLQAGIIPVTPFQQNCTVLFDQDTREGVIVDPGGDVETILQVVRENGLTLREIWLTHGHIDHAGGADELRDRLGIKIIGPHRDDRQLLDNIEMQAEKFGVPGAVRNVVPDRWLEDGDRVSFGAHVFEVSHTPGHAPGHVIYFNREQGFAHLGDVLFNGSVGRTDLPGGDHATLMTSIREKVLPLGDDVGFICGHGPGGRIGDERRNNPFLRGL, translated from the coding sequence ATGGGCATGTTGCAGGCCGGGATCATTCCCGTCACCCCCTTTCAGCAGAATTGCACGGTTCTTTTTGATCAGGACACCCGGGAAGGGGTGATCGTCGACCCCGGCGGCGATGTCGAGACCATCCTGCAGGTGGTCAGGGAGAACGGCCTGACCTTGCGGGAGATCTGGTTGACTCATGGTCACATCGATCACGCAGGCGGCGCCGACGAACTGCGCGACAGGCTGGGGATCAAGATCATCGGCCCGCATCGCGATGACAGGCAATTGCTCGACAATATCGAGATGCAGGCGGAAAAGTTCGGCGTTCCCGGCGCGGTGCGCAATGTGGTGCCGGACCGCTGGCTGGAGGATGGCGACCGGGTGTCGTTTGGCGCGCATGTGTTCGAGGTCAGTCATACGCCCGGCCATGCGCCGGGCCATGTCATCTATTTCAATCGCGAACAGGGTTTTGCCCATCTGGGCGATGTGCTGTTCAATGGTTCGGTCGGCCGCACCGACCTGCCGGGCGGCGACCATGCGACCCTGATGACGTCGATCCGGGAAAAGGTACTGCCGCTGGGCGACGATGTCGGTTTCATCTGCGGCCACGGTCCGGGAGGCCGGATCGGCGACGAGCGGCGCAACAATCCGTTCTTGCGCGGGCTGTGA
- a CDS encoding FAD-binding oxidoreductase produces MPGPDLTPFRGDSALPDAVDVVVIGGGVIGAFTALELAERGKRVLLSEKGEIGGEQSSRNWGWVRLAMRDPREVPLMALAMRLWDGLDRRLEAQTGFVRSGITFACETPEALASHEGWLGEMQRGGYGLDRGDWAGLAMLTQEGLKQQFPGLSTRARAALHAPLDGRAEPQRVAPAVAEAARRHGAAIVTGCAVLGIDWRNGRIAGVETERGPVRCAAVVLAGGVWSGSLARLEGLDLPQLRVLNTVLRTGPLDGPAGALWTDKYAFRRRADGGYTIASAAENIIEIVPDSFRHAARFSTVLRQEWRSLRPRVSRHWLDEWRMLPAGRKGQQALLTGYRVLDPRPATATLMRALARLKQEFPAFRAADIRQTWAGMIDVTPDAVPVISTVEGREGLAIATGFSGHGFGISPAAGRLAADLVTGEQPTVDPHEFRLARFSDGSAIRVMGGV; encoded by the coding sequence ATGCCCGGCCCCGACTTGACGCCGTTTCGCGGTGACAGTGCTCTGCCTGATGCGGTCGATGTGGTGGTGATCGGGGGAGGCGTGATCGGCGCGTTCACGGCGCTGGAGCTTGCCGAGCGGGGCAAGCGGGTGCTGCTGAGCGAAAAGGGCGAGATCGGGGGGGAGCAGTCGAGCCGCAACTGGGGCTGGGTGCGGCTTGCGATGCGTGACCCGCGCGAGGTGCCGCTGATGGCGCTCGCGATGCGGCTCTGGGACGGGCTGGACAGGCGGCTGGAGGCGCAGACCGGCTTCGTGCGCTCCGGCATCACCTTTGCCTGCGAAACGCCGGAGGCGCTGGCGAGCCATGAAGGGTGGCTCGGGGAGATGCAGCGCGGCGGCTATGGTCTCGACAGGGGGGATTGGGCCGGTCTTGCCATGCTGACGCAGGAGGGGCTGAAACAGCAGTTTCCCGGACTTTCGACCCGGGCGCGGGCGGCATTGCACGCGCCGCTCGACGGCAGGGCCGAGCCGCAGCGCGTGGCGCCGGCGGTTGCCGAGGCTGCCCGCCGCCACGGCGCTGCCATCGTGACCGGATGCGCCGTTCTCGGCATCGACTGGCGGAATGGCCGGATTGCCGGTGTCGAAACCGAACGCGGCCCGGTCCGGTGTGCGGCGGTGGTGCTCGCGGGCGGTGTCTGGTCTGGCAGCCTTGCCCGGCTGGAAGGTCTGGACCTGCCGCAGTTGCGGGTCCTCAACACGGTGCTGCGCACCGGCCCGCTCGACGGACCGGCAGGCGCGCTCTGGACCGACAAATATGCCTTTCGCCGCCGGGCAGACGGAGGCTACACGATTGCTTCGGCTGCAGAAAACATCATCGAGATCGTGCCGGACAGCTTTCGCCATGCCGCCCGTTTCAGCACCGTTCTGCGCCAGGAATGGCGGTCGCTGCGGCCCCGGGTCTCGCGTCACTGGCTGGACGAATGGCGGATGCTGCCCGCCGGACGCAAGGGCCAGCAGGCTTTGCTCACCGGCTACCGGGTTCTCGACCCGCGACCGGCGACGGCCACCCTGATGCGGGCTCTGGCCCGGCTGAAGCAGGAATTCCCGGCCTTTCGCGCCGCCGACATCCGCCAGACCTGGGCAGGCATGATCGACGTCACACCGGACGCCGTTCCGGTGATTTCGACGGTCGAGGGCCGGGAAGGGCTGGCGATTGCCACGGGTTTTTCCGGCCACGGTTTTGGCATTTCACCGGCTGCGGGACGGCTTGCCGCCGATCTCGTCACCGGCGAACAGCCAACTGTCGACCCGCATGAATTCCGGCTGGCACGGTTTTCGGACGGAAGTGCGATCCGTGTGATGGGCGGGGTGTAG
- a CDS encoding EAL domain-containing protein, which produces MTARKSFDVFLRDADGSFSCAYGPFTLHTAFQPMLEPQSGTMCIAGYHGQIRIERTGDSYTPSEFFNTVDIKDMAAIDCQMAALHLQNAVIFAGSHASFHVARNPRYFHTLPDMREDAERLRQQAVAVGIEPRRVVCELQLRDYEDLQRATLFAGHLRRAGFQIGIDGYAGEEQDMARLREIRPSFVRFDTGWTSEFLKSSAGTALLRVIIRQFRDQSIKPVISGIEDELQVEILERIGVPRLQGHALAWPERAPATFEDRFAAAGEPAAPVERLRLRQVHPATTDATPEDYLPSRKAIRRNAPVFGRRGLA; this is translated from the coding sequence ATGACGGCCCGCAAGAGCTTCGATGTCTTTCTTCGTGACGCAGACGGATCCTTCTCCTGCGCCTACGGTCCCTTTACCCTGCACACCGCCTTCCAGCCGATGCTGGAGCCGCAATCCGGCACCATGTGCATTGCCGGCTATCACGGCCAGATCCGGATAGAGCGGACCGGCGACAGCTACACGCCGTCCGAATTCTTCAATACGGTCGACATCAAGGATATGGCGGCGATCGATTGCCAGATGGCCGCGCTGCATCTCCAGAATGCCGTGATCTTTGCGGGCAGCCACGCCAGCTTTCATGTGGCCCGCAATCCACGCTATTTCCACACGCTGCCCGACATGCGCGAAGACGCGGAACGGTTGCGACAACAGGCGGTCGCGGTCGGCATCGAGCCGAGGCGGGTGGTGTGCGAATTGCAATTGCGCGACTATGAAGATTTGCAGCGGGCCACGCTGTTTGCCGGTCACCTGCGCCGCGCCGGCTTCCAGATCGGCATCGACGGCTATGCCGGGGAAGAACAGGACATGGCGCGGCTGCGGGAGATCCGCCCGAGTTTCGTGCGCTTCGATACCGGCTGGACCAGCGAATTCCTGAAGAGTTCCGCCGGAACCGCGCTGCTCCGGGTGATCATCCGGCAGTTCCGCGACCAGTCGATCAAGCCGGTCATCTCGGGCATCGAAGACGAGTTGCAGGTGGAAATCCTCGAACGCATCGGCGTGCCGCGCCTGCAGGGCCATGCGCTGGCCTGGCCGGAACGGGCACCCGCCACCTTCGAGGACCGTTTTGCAGCAGCAGGCGAACCCGCCGCCCCGGTTGAGCGGCTCCGCCTGCGCCAGGTCCATCCCGCCACCACCGACGCCACGCCGGAAGATTATCTGCCGTCCCGCAAGGCCATACGCCGCAACGCCCCGGTTTTCGGTCGCCGCGGGCTCGCCTGA
- a CDS encoding ATP-binding protein: protein MTSFETIRPEQERAPLSLHAAITRWVRRRLPTGLYARSLLIIVLPMVILQIAVSIVFMERHWHMVTQRLTNGTTRDIAAIIDLLNRHPDRQSVEETLALARARLGLQVSISPGTALPPGGRIPLFGLLEQAMADEIETQIGLPFWIDADHTPSMVDVRILMHDRILRVLVRRNETYASNTHIFILWMVGTAIVLITISVLFLRGQIRPIVALARAAEAFGKGQKMPEPFSLRGADEIRRAGLAFILMRERIERQMEQRTAMLTGVSHDLRTILTRFKLQLALAGDNPDLAGLNEDVADMQSMLEGYMAFARGEAEEDLGQLDLAELFVKLALEANIHGKALSWTLSGDPVANVRPNAFSRLMANLVSNSLRYAHQLTLTATIGGKWLTVTLDDDGPGIPEVSREDVFKPFYRLDEARNLDASGTGLGLAIARDIARSHGGNVTLEDSPLGGLRAVVRLPV from the coding sequence ATGACAAGTTTCGAGACCATCCGCCCCGAACAGGAGCGTGCGCCGCTTTCCCTCCATGCGGCCATCACCCGCTGGGTCCGGCGACGCCTGCCGACCGGGCTCTACGCCCGCTCGCTGCTGATCATCGTGCTGCCGATGGTGATATTGCAGATCGCCGTGTCGATCGTCTTCATGGAACGCCACTGGCATATGGTGACCCAGCGCCTCACCAATGGCACCACACGCGACATCGCCGCGATCATCGACCTCCTCAACCGCCACCCCGACCGTCAAAGCGTCGAGGAAACGCTGGCGCTGGCACGGGCCCGGCTTGGCCTGCAGGTGTCGATTTCGCCGGGCACGGCACTGCCGCCAGGGGGCAGGATCCCGCTTTTCGGCCTGCTGGAACAGGCCATGGCCGACGAGATCGAAACCCAGATCGGCCTGCCCTTCTGGATCGATGCCGACCATACGCCAAGCATGGTCGATGTGCGCATCCTGATGCATGACCGGATTCTCCGGGTGCTGGTCAGGCGCAACGAAACCTATGCGTCCAACACCCATATCTTCATCCTGTGGATGGTCGGCACCGCCATCGTGCTGATCACCATCTCGGTGCTGTTCCTGCGCGGCCAGATCCGGCCGATTGTGGCGCTGGCCCGCGCGGCGGAAGCCTTCGGCAAGGGCCAGAAAATGCCCGAGCCCTTCTCGTTGCGCGGGGCCGACGAAATCCGCCGCGCCGGGCTTGCCTTCATCCTGATGCGCGAACGCATAGAGCGGCAGATGGAACAGCGCACCGCCATGCTGACCGGCGTCAGCCATGACCTGCGCACCATCCTCACCCGCTTCAAGCTGCAACTGGCCCTGGCCGGCGACAATCCCGATCTGGCCGGACTGAACGAGGATGTGGCCGACATGCAGTCGATGCTGGAAGGCTACATGGCCTTTGCGCGCGGCGAGGCGGAGGAGGATCTCGGCCAGCTCGACCTTGCCGAACTCTTCGTCAAGCTGGCGCTGGAGGCGAATATCCACGGCAAGGCGCTCAGTTGGACGCTGTCGGGCGATCCCGTCGCCAATGTCCGCCCCAATGCCTTCTCGCGGCTGATGGCCAATCTCGTGTCAAACAGCCTGCGTTACGCACACCAGCTCACCCTCACCGCCACGATTGGCGGCAAATGGCTGACGGTCACCCTTGATGACGACGGACCGGGCATTCCCGAAGTGTCGCGGGAAGACGTGTTCAAGCCCTTCTACCGCCTCGACGAGGCCCGCAATCTCGACGCCTCCGGCACCGGCCTCGGCCTCGCCATCGCCCGCGACATCGCCCGCAGCCACGGCGGCAATGTCACGCTGGAAGACAGCCCGCTCGGCGGACTGCGCGCCGTGGTGCGGCTGCCGGTATGA
- a CDS encoding DMT family transporter, whose product MTRWQANLVLLISAAIWGGGFVAQSTAMRSIGPFWFIGLRFAVATLCVLPFALAEGKRVTTPLSGRHVGSFLLIGLALFMGASTQQVGLTFTTVTNSSFLTGLYVVFVPVIAVVFLRKSPHWVIWPATSLALLGIFLLSGGKLDQLNGGDALTILCALFWAIQLTLVGMFVGESGRPLALSTVQFAVCAVGGLAIAAWHEPISLGAVLSARGEILYVGIFSSGLAFVLQVVAQRYTTAPQAAVFLSAEALFGAFFGALLLGEKLGPIGYWGCGVIFAAMLMVETVPDLTRWLARRSATISARR is encoded by the coding sequence ATGACCCGCTGGCAGGCCAATCTCGTCTTGCTGATCTCGGCTGCCATCTGGGGCGGCGGCTTTGTCGCGCAATCGACGGCGATGCGCTCGATCGGGCCGTTCTGGTTCATCGGCCTGCGCTTTGCCGTGGCGACGCTCTGCGTGCTGCCTTTTGCGCTCGCCGAGGGGAAGAGGGTCACGACACCGCTTTCCGGCAGGCATGTCGGCAGCTTCCTGCTGATCGGCCTGGCGCTGTTCATGGGGGCCTCCACCCAGCAGGTCGGGCTTACCTTCACCACCGTCACCAATTCCAGCTTCCTCACCGGCCTCTATGTGGTCTTCGTTCCCGTCATTGCCGTGGTTTTCCTGCGCAAGTCGCCGCACTGGGTGATCTGGCCTGCCACATCGCTGGCCCTTCTCGGCATTTTCCTGCTCAGTGGTGGCAAGCTCGACCAGCTGAATGGCGGCGATGCCCTCACCATCCTCTGTGCGCTGTTCTGGGCGATCCAGCTGACGCTTGTGGGCATGTTCGTCGGCGAAAGCGGCAGGCCGCTGGCGCTGTCGACCGTGCAATTCGCCGTCTGCGCCGTCGGGGGGCTTGCCATCGCGGCCTGGCACGAGCCGATCAGCCTCGGCGCTGTCCTTTCGGCACGCGGTGAAATCCTCTATGTCGGGATTTTCTCCTCGGGCCTCGCCTTCGTGCTGCAGGTGGTGGCGCAACGCTACACGACCGCGCCGCAGGCCGCCGTGTTTCTCTCGGCAGAGGCGCTGTTCGGCGCGTTTTTCGGTGCCCTGCTGCTCGGCGAAAAACTCGGCCCCATCGGCTACTGGGGATGCGGGGTGATCTTCGCGGCGATGCTGATGGTGGAAACCGTGCCGGACCTGACCCGCTGGCTTGCCCGCAGATCCGCCACCATTTCTGCCCGCAGATAG
- a CDS encoding class I SAM-dependent methyltransferase, whose amino-acid sequence MNDEKHYEFGANWAKYIDKFYSQDRLAAAQKALLDFIGLPTLKGKRLLDIGSGSGLHSLSAFNAKADTVTSFDYDPDSVSTTHRLRDMVGSPDNWTVMQGDVLNADFMRSLGTWDIVYSWGVLHHTGEMWKAIENAQACTAVGGLFLIALYSSDVATPSTQYWLDMKRRYNRAGALERRILEGWYIFRHSLDMRPWRIPTLVRHVLAKRRDRGMDYMTDVRDWLGGWPMEYAADQDVVNFLEGKFNFKLEKIRTGEACSEFLFRKMDRHNGTTDLKTFKLQAKA is encoded by the coding sequence ATGAACGACGAAAAACATTACGAATTTGGCGCGAACTGGGCGAAATATATCGACAAATTCTACTCTCAGGACCGGTTGGCGGCAGCGCAAAAGGCGCTTCTGGATTTCATCGGCCTTCCGACCCTGAAGGGCAAGCGGCTTCTGGACATAGGCAGTGGAAGCGGGTTGCACTCGCTCTCCGCCTTCAATGCAAAGGCAGACACGGTGACCAGCTTCGATTACGATCCTGATTCCGTGTCCACCACCCATCGTTTGCGCGACATGGTCGGCAGCCCGGACAACTGGACCGTGATGCAGGGCGATGTGTTGAATGCAGACTTCATGAGGTCCCTGGGCACTTGGGATATCGTCTACTCCTGGGGGGTTCTGCATCATACGGGGGAGATGTGGAAGGCTATTGAAAATGCCCAGGCCTGTACAGCAGTGGGAGGCCTTTTCCTGATAGCGCTCTATTCGAGCGACGTCGCCACCCCCTCCACCCAGTACTGGCTGGATATGAAACGCCGCTACAACCGCGCTGGCGCGCTGGAACGGCGTATCCTGGAGGGCTGGTATATCTTTCGTCACAGCCTCGATATGCGACCATGGCGGATTCCCACCCTTGTCAGGCACGTCTTGGCAAAGAGAAGGGATCGCGGCATGGACTATATGACCGATGTGCGGGATTGGCTGGGCGGATGGCCCATGGAATATGCTGCCGATCAGGACGTGGTCAATTTCCTCGAGGGGAAATTCAATTTCAAACTTGAAAAAATAAGGACGGGAGAGGCCTGTTCCGAATTCCTGTTTCGCAAAATGGACAGACATAATGGAACTACCGACTTGAAGACATTCAAGCTTCAGGCGAAAGCCTGA
- a CDS encoding BA14K family protein: MNRLFKTLVISATLAATALVSAGTASADGWRRHYHGGDSGDALAAGVAGLAVGALLGSALSAPPSHRQYIDEPPVYGDPQPVYDDEDVGYVPAPPVYRRTVIVRQSGYYPEQPRTLRPWSRAWMRYCSQRYRSFDPGTGTFIGNDGDEHFCVAG, translated from the coding sequence ATGAACCGGCTTTTCAAAACCCTCGTGATATCTGCAACCCTTGCGGCCACGGCCCTTGTCTCGGCGGGAACCGCCTCTGCCGATGGCTGGCGTCGCCACTACCATGGCGGCGACAGCGGCGATGCGCTGGCGGCCGGTGTGGCAGGCCTGGCGGTTGGTGCGCTCCTCGGTTCAGCGCTGTCAGCGCCTCCCTCGCACCGGCAATATATCGACGAGCCGCCGGTCTATGGCGATCCGCAACCCGTCTATGACGATGAAGATGTCGGCTACGTTCCCGCACCGCCGGTCTACCGTCGCACGGTCATCGTCCGGCAGTCCGGCTATTATCCGGAACAACCCCGGACTTTGCGTCCCTGGAGCCGTGCCTGGATGCGCTATTGCAGCCAGCGCTACCGGTCGTTCGACCCGGGCACCGGCACCTTCATCGGCAATGATGGCGACGAGCATTTCTGCGTCGCGGGATGA
- a CDS encoding pyridoxal phosphate-dependent aminotransferase, which translates to MAFLADALSRVKPSATIAVSQKARELKAKGRDVIGLGAGEPDFDTPDNIKQAAIEAINRGETKYTAVAGIPELREAIARKFKRENNLTYTAAQTIVGTGGKQILFNAFMATMNPGDEVVIPTPYWVSYPEMVALCGGMPVFATTTQEDNFKLTPQALEKAITPKTKWFVFNSPSNPSGAAYSHQELKALTDVLMKHPHVWILSDDMYEHLTYGDFTFVSPAEVEPGLYDRTLTMNGVSKAYAMTGWRIGYAAGPLPLIKAMDMIQGQQTSGACSIAQWAAVEALNGPQDFIEANKKVFEGRRDLVVSMLNQARGIECPSPEGAFYVYPSCKGLIGKTAPSGKVIETDEDFVSELLESEGVAVVHGSAFGLGPNFRISYATSEALLEEACKRIQRFCGACK; encoded by the coding sequence ATGGCTTTTCTTGCCGATGCTCTCTCCCGCGTAAAACCCTCCGCCACCATCGCCGTGTCCCAGAAGGCACGCGAGCTGAAAGCGAAAGGCCGCGACGTGATTGGCCTTGGCGCCGGCGAGCCGGATTTCGATACGCCTGACAATATCAAGCAGGCCGCCATCGAGGCGATCAACCGCGGTGAAACCAAATATACCGCCGTTGCCGGCATCCCGGAACTGCGCGAGGCGATTGCCAGGAAATTCAAGCGTGAGAACAATCTGACCTATACGGCAGCCCAGACCATCGTCGGCACCGGCGGCAAGCAGATCCTGTTCAACGCCTTCATGGCGACGATGAACCCCGGCGACGAAGTGGTGATCCCGACCCCTTACTGGGTTTCCTACCCGGAAATGGTGGCTTTGTGCGGCGGCATGCCGGTATTTGCCACCACCACCCAGGAAGACAATTTCAAGCTGACCCCGCAGGCGCTGGAAAAGGCGATCACGCCGAAAACCAAGTGGTTCGTGTTCAATTCGCCGTCGAACCCCTCGGGTGCCGCCTACAGCCACCAGGAGCTGAAGGCGCTGACCGACGTGCTGATGAAGCACCCGCATGTCTGGATTCTTTCCGACGACATGTATGAGCACCTGACCTATGGCGACTTCACGTTCGTCAGCCCGGCGGAAGTCGAGCCCGGTCTTTATGACCGCACGCTGACCATGAATGGCGTCTCCAAGGCCTATGCGATGACCGGCTGGCGCATCGGCTATGCCGCAGGTCCGCTGCCGCTGATCAAGGCGATGGACATGATCCAGGGCCAGCAGACCTCGGGTGCCTGCTCGATTGCGCAATGGGCTGCCGTCGAGGCGCTGAACGGTCCGCAGGACTTCATCGAAGCCAACAAGAAGGTGTTTGAAGGCCGCCGCGATCTGGTGGTGTCGATGCTGAACCAGGCCCGGGGCATCGAATGCCCGTCGCCGGAAGGCGCTTTCTATGTCTATCCGTCCTGCAAGGGCCTGATCGGCAAGACCGCGCCTTCGGGCAAGGTGATCGAAACCGACGAGGATTTCGTCTCCGAACTGCTGGAAAGCGAAGGCGTTGCCGTCGTGCACGGCTCGGCCTTCGGCCTCGGCCCGAACTTCCGCATTTCCTATGCCACGTCGGAAGCGCTGCTTGAAGAAGCCTGCAAGCGCATCCAGCGCTTCTGCGGCGCCTGCAAGTAA